Proteins encoded by one window of Vicinamibacterales bacterium:
- a CDS encoding spore coat U domain-containing protein, giving the protein MWILSDRRGLALVVAAGLAASLFTPAAAADSNKTCALNGVSIMAFGVYDPVNDAPLDVEGRIAYRCFVGFNGTSARTTGSLNRQLRSAINVQISLGSGGSGGYDRYMSGGRDRLRYNLYLDAQRGQIWGDGTSGTQVYMAAAQPNNHEVIVPVFGRVFPAQDVSADFYLDQIIVTLDF; this is encoded by the coding sequence ATGTGGATCCTGAGCGACCGCCGGGGTCTGGCGCTCGTCGTCGCGGCCGGCCTTGCCGCGTCGCTGTTCACGCCGGCGGCGGCTGCCGACTCCAACAAGACCTGCGCGCTCAACGGCGTCAGCATCATGGCATTCGGCGTCTACGATCCGGTCAACGACGCGCCGCTCGACGTCGAAGGCCGCATCGCGTATCGCTGTTTCGTTGGCTTCAACGGCACGAGCGCTCGGACGACCGGGAGCCTCAACCGCCAGCTCCGGAGTGCCATCAACGTGCAGATCTCGCTCGGCTCCGGGGGCAGCGGCGGCTACGACCGCTACATGTCGGGAGGACGCGACAGGCTCCGCTACAATCTGTATCTGGACGCGCAGCGGGGGCAGATCTGGGGCGACGGCACCAGCGGCACACAGGTCTACATGGCGGCAGCGCAGCCCAACAATCATGAAGTGATCGTCCCGGTCTTCGGGCGGGTCTTCCCGGCGCAGGACGTGTCGGCGGATTTCTATCTCGATCAGATCATCGTGACGCTGGATTTCTAG
- a CDS encoding isoprenylcysteine carboxylmethyltransferase family protein, with amino-acid sequence MLKQVRLDEVAKPLRPLLRIPVPWVFVLAYLIGAGLEHVWPEHLGKDVNGSVTSGVGAVIFAAGALTAGWGLITFHRARTTTVPGESSARLVTWGPYRFSRNPMYVGLTIAYVGEAFLLRQVWPVPLLTVVLAYVNWAVIPIEQARLTDVFGEEYVAYQRRVRRWL; translated from the coding sequence ATGCTCAAGCAAGTCCGGCTGGACGAGGTTGCCAAACCGTTGCGGCCGCTCCTGCGAATTCCCGTGCCGTGGGTATTCGTCCTCGCCTACCTGATCGGCGCAGGCCTGGAGCACGTCTGGCCCGAGCACCTCGGTAAGGACGTCAACGGGAGCGTCACTTCCGGCGTTGGGGCGGTGATCTTTGCCGCCGGGGCGCTGACTGCCGGCTGGGGCCTGATCACGTTTCACAGGGCTCGGACTACGACGGTACCCGGCGAGTCGTCTGCGCGGCTGGTCACGTGGGGCCCTTATCGCTTCAGCCGCAATCCGATGTACGTCGGGTTGACGATCGCGTACGTCGGTGAGGCGTTTCTCCTCCGGCAGGTCTGGCCTGTTCCTCTCCTGACCGTCGTACTGGCGTACGTGAACTGGGCCGTGATTCCAATCGAGCAGGCGCGGCTGACCGACGTATTCGGCGAGGAGTACGTGGCCTATCAGCGCCGAGTCCGGCGCTGGCTCTAG